A window from Primulina eburnea isolate SZY01 chromosome 2, ASM2296580v1, whole genome shotgun sequence encodes these proteins:
- the LOC140823881 gene encoding kinetochore protein NUF2 homolog yields the protein MSKFEYPRLPRHEIIAVLAENQIAAVSEADLLHPDPDFICNVYTHILVHVDALLEDYGQMEFGALEQLENPDTHVHSIQLMNLYNKIRELVTAINCPKSFTPKDLIKPEPDRTEHFLSALLNFYLHRETKINLLNPLGSDFNLFEERKLAAEARISQLNAEISECEESRQKELPLVQEVNSKVNELRQNVSSLNTHQRSLKASTKKLKDKAKESDEKISNAEFALVQCVQENANLRSKIVQSPDKLQRAVEEKKLIKTETKDAERAAIQLYRDKTTMVEAYSKACKKLYKHLAQMQAIQEQVNSGKTVEKDVKVLKSKLGDDGVLNKSLEAKLVELQAKVDQSKENKRQLEKERALNHEEVGKELSNVKLEVESNRRDLESRQRQVELMVAEADAIVSKISSVKEDDGAKMQELSQKYDEILTEFYRYSKLISNLLPAPE from the exons ATGTCGAAATTTGAATACCCCAGGCTCCCTCGCCACGAAATCATCGCGGTTCTGGCCGAGAACCAAATCGCCGCCGTCTCCGAAGCCGACCTCCTCCACCCCGATCCCGACTTCATCTGCAATGTCTACACCCACATCCTTGTCCATGTCGATGCTCTACT GGAAGATTATGGGCAGATGGAGTTTGGTGCTCTTGAGCAGTTGGAAAATCCAGACACCCATGTCCATTCGATTCAGCTCATGAATTTGTACAACAAGATTCGAGAGCTCGTGACCGCCATCAACTGCCCCAAATCCTTCACGCCAAAGGACTTGATAAAGCCAGAGCCCGATCGCACCGAGCACTTTCTCAGTGCACTGCTCAATTTCTATCTCCATAG AGAGACTAAGATAAATCTATTGAATCCTCTTGGAAGTGATTTTAATCTTTTTGAAGAGCGTAAACTAGCTGCGGAAGCAAGAATTTCCCAG TTGAATGCGGAGATATCAGAATGCGAGGAGTCTAGACAAAAGGAGTTGCCACTTGTTCAAGAAGTAAACTCTAAAGTCAATGAATTGCGTCAGAATGTTTCAAGTCTTAATACTCACCAAAGGTCCTTGAAGGCTTCTACTAAAAAATTGAAGGATAAGGCCAAAGAAAGTGATGAGAAG ATCTCTAATGCTGAATTCGCATTGGTCCAATGTGTCCAAGAAAATGCAAATTTACGATCTAAAATAGTCCAGTCACCGGACAAGCTTCAG AGGGCTGTAGAAGAGAAAAAGTTGATTAAAACTGAAACAAAAGATGCTGAAAGAGCAGCGATTCAATTGTATCGGGATAAGACTACTATGGTTGAGGCATATTCTAAg GCTTGCAAGAAATTGTATAAGCACTTGGCTCAGATGCAAGCCATACAGGAGCAG GTGAACTCTGGCAAGACAGTTGAGAAAGATGTGAAGGTTCTCAAAAGTAAGCTCGGTGATGATGGAGTGTTAAATAAGTCGCTTGAAGCCAAACTTGTTGAATTGCAAGCAAAAG TGGACCAGTCGAAAGAAAATAAAAGGCAGCTTGAGAAGGAGAGAGCTCTTAACCATGAGGAGGTAGGCAAAGAATTAAGTAATGTGAAGTTGGAAGTTGAATCAAACAGACGTGATTTGGAATCAAGACAAAGACAAGTAGAGCTCATGGTCGCTGAG GCAGATGCTATAGTTTCAAAGATCAGTTCTGTTAAGGAGGATGATGGAGCTAAAATGCAAGAATTAAGCCAAAAATATGATGAAATTTTGACCGAG TTCTATCGTTACTCAAAATTGATAAGCAACTTGCTGCCTGCCCCTGAATGA